From the genome of Prunus persica cultivar Lovell chromosome G8, Prunus_persica_NCBIv2, whole genome shotgun sequence:
attaaaaaagatcaTCAAAACCATGGCTGGTTCTGGTTCTCCTTGTGGAGCCTGCAAGTTCTTGAGAAGAAAATGTGTGAGAGGGTGTATTTTTGCTCCTTATTTCTGCCATGAACAGGGAGCTACCCATTTTTCTGCCATCCACAAGGTTTTTGGCGCAAGCAATGTGTCGAAGCTTTTAGCTCACCTTCCGTTGAGCGATCGTTGCGAAGCCGCGGTGACAATATCATATGAAGCTCAAGCCAGACTTCAAGATCCCATATATGGCTGTGTTTCACATATTTTTGCTCTCCAACAGCAGGTTAATCAATTTAGTACCCTTTGACCTTGAACTTgtggaaaaaatatataaaacctaattgggtttttgttcaGATTGTATGTTCAAGTAACTGATGAATATATGCTTTTGGTTTGAACTTTTCAGGTGGTCAACTTACAAGCACAGTTAGCTTCCCTCAAGGATCAAGCAGCTCAAAGCTTTGTCAATGGCTCTGCTGTAGCAAACCCTAA
Proteins encoded in this window:
- the LOC18767438 gene encoding LOB domain-containing protein 29, which codes for MAGSGSPCGACKFLRRKCVRGCIFAPYFCHEQGATHFSAIHKVFGASNVSKLLAHLPLSDRCEAAVTISYEAQARLQDPIYGCVSHIFALQQQVVNLQAQLASLKDQAAQSFVNGSAVANPNEKFYGKLPSHTEEAQSWFHELENSSNSMPQFNSTHIKNPGTTSYYENEIMNSNNSVNGSYENSVNIPEENVSYGSFEEGTSHSMSSFGMQTNYNRQWGFQDADELQSVAFSYIHQHS